A region from the Kineothrix sp. IPX-CK genome encodes:
- a CDS encoding transposase, which produces MKREILSFSNKISRKLSKPDKKFTSDMTYGMLASGSCLLTDIADQLHEDSKKVNSVERLTRHLNKGTSKQALLSYLQTVRKWVPDDPVIHIDDSDVIKPDGYKFEALGMVRDGSKSTKTKNVYEKGYHVTEACVMTKDNHPVSIYSKIHSSKEKTFTSVNSVTFDAMERGKAMFGKATFVMDRGYDDNKMFLKLDELKQDYVIRLTAKRKLLFHNKWVAATELRNRRKGKITTPVFYKGKKREAYLSHVKVQITASRKDIFLVLVYGITEYPMMLATNKELKSRDDVIRIARLYFSRWRIEEYFRCKKQVFQFENFRVRKLKAINALNFYITMCMAFLALVSMKAETNALKVSIIQTAAPIKEKVQFCYYRLAKGISGILSYAKEGVRLWFRTKRPAYRQLCFKLIA; this is translated from the coding sequence TTGAAACGTGAAATTTTATCTTTTTCAAACAAAATATCCCGTAAGCTTTCCAAACCGGACAAAAAGTTTACTTCGGACATGACCTATGGCATGTTAGCTTCTGGTAGTTGTCTTCTGACTGATATTGCAGATCAACTTCACGAAGACTCTAAAAAGGTCAACAGTGTTGAGCGCCTTACCAGACATTTAAATAAAGGGACTTCCAAACAAGCCTTACTTTCTTATCTTCAAACTGTTCGTAAATGGGTGCCCGATGATCCGGTAATCCATATCGATGACAGTGACGTCATCAAGCCTGACGGATATAAGTTTGAGGCTCTTGGTATGGTAAGGGATGGTTCCAAAAGTACTAAAACAAAAAATGTCTACGAGAAAGGCTACCATGTAACAGAGGCCTGTGTCATGACAAAAGACAATCATCCTGTCAGCATTTACTCCAAAATCCATTCTTCAAAAGAAAAGACCTTCACCTCTGTCAATAGCGTTACCTTCGATGCCATGGAGCGTGGAAAAGCAATGTTTGGAAAAGCTACTTTTGTTATGGACCGGGGCTATGATGATAATAAGATGTTCCTTAAGCTTGATGAATTAAAACAGGACTATGTGATTCGGCTTACTGCTAAAAGAAAGCTCCTTTTCCATAACAAATGGGTAGCTGCCACAGAACTTCGAAATCGTCGGAAAGGTAAAATCACGACACCTGTATTCTATAAAGGTAAAAAACGGGAGGCTTATCTATCCCATGTGAAGGTTCAGATCACCGCATCCAGAAAAGACATTTTTCTGGTTCTTGTCTATGGCATCACAGAGTATCCGATGATGCTCGCAACGAACAAAGAATTAAAATCCAGAGATGATGTAATCCGGATTGCAAGACTTTATTTCTCCCGCTGGCGCATCGAGGAATATTTCCGCTGCAAGAAACAGGTCTTCCAGTTCGAAAACTTCCGAGTTCGGAAACTGAAAGCAATCAATGCTCTAAATTTTTACATTACCATGTGTATGGCATTTCTTGCGCTGGTTTCAATGAAAGCAGAAACAAATGCCCTAAAAGTTTCAATCATACAGACAGCAGCTCCTATAAAGGAAAAAGTTCAATTCTGCTATTACCGATTAGCGAAAGGTATCTCTGGTATACTGTCGTATGCAAAAGAAGGTGTCAGGCTTTGGTTCAGAACAAAACGTCCTGCATACCGTCAACTTTGCTTTAAGCTGATCGCATAA
- a CDS encoding segregation and condensation protein A, whose protein sequence is MAIPVKLQVFEGPLDLLLHLIDKNKVDIYDIPIVEITAQYLDYIKNMETEDMNIMSEFLVMAATLIDIKCRMLLPKEINEEGEEEDPREELVQKLLEYKMYKYMSFELKDRQMDAQRALYRQQHLPREVADYRQPVDYESLLADVNLNKLHEIFRFMIKRQEDKIDPVRSTFGKIEKDEIDMDIKTGYVIEYVKNHKRFGFRQLLEKQGSKMEIIVTFLVILEMMKLGQIDIEQQDICDDIVITSKLLAEAM, encoded by the coding sequence ATGGCAATTCCGGTTAAGCTGCAAGTATTTGAAGGTCCTCTGGACCTGCTTTTGCATTTAATTGATAAGAATAAGGTGGACATATACGATATACCCATTGTGGAGATAACAGCCCAGTATTTGGATTATATCAAGAATATGGAAACCGAGGATATGAACATAATGAGCGAATTCCTCGTTATGGCTGCGACTTTGATAGACATTAAGTGCAGGATGCTCCTGCCTAAGGAAATCAACGAGGAAGGCGAGGAGGAGGACCCCCGTGAGGAGCTGGTCCAGAAGCTGTTAGAATATAAGATGTATAAATATATGTCCTTCGAATTGAAGGACAGACAGATGGACGCCCAGCGTGCGCTTTACAGACAGCAGCATCTGCCCAGGGAAGTGGCGGACTACAGACAGCCGGTGGACTATGAGTCGCTCCTTGCAGATGTCAATTTGAATAAGCTGCACGAGATTTTTCGGTTTATGATAAAGCGGCAGGAGGATAAGATTGATCCTGTCAGAAGTACCTTCGGGAAAATCGAAAAAGATGAGATCGATATGGATATTAAAACCGGATATGTGATCGAATACGTGAAAAACCATAAGCGCTTCGGATTCAGACAGCTTTTGGAGAAGCAAGGGAGCAAGATGGAAATCATAGTGACCTTTCTGGTCATACTGGAAATGATGAAACTGGGACAGATTGACATTGAGCAGCAGGATATATGCGACGATATCGTTATTACGTCCAAGCTGTTGGCAGAGGCCATGTAA
- a CDS encoding metallophosphoesterase, which yields MPEMGSTVIRVLEIALLVAFVISIIYDSTRFVKREYVIRSEKILKNTRIVLLSDLHNKCFGHKNEDLIKAVEEASPDFILIAGDMVTAAEKKTKYEEPIELLRYLASKHPVFYANGNHEYRIKTYKEAYGDLYEEYKEKLIRCGVRLLENDKVYLSDTNIEIFGLEIGKKYYKRFQQSTMEEGYIDNLLGKKEDRAFRLLIAHNPDYFKEYVKWGADLTVAGHLHGGVMRLPWLGGVISPMVRFFPKYDGGMFVEDDSVMVVSRGLGMHTIPIRIFNPGELIIIDLCRR from the coding sequence ATGCCGGAGATGGGATCAACTGTTATACGGGTGCTTGAAATAGCGCTTCTCGTGGCGTTTGTCATATCGATTATTTATGACAGCACTCGTTTTGTGAAGAGAGAATATGTGATACGTTCAGAGAAAATCTTAAAAAACACCAGGATTGTCTTACTGTCGGATCTGCATAATAAATGCTTCGGACATAAGAATGAAGATTTGATAAAGGCGGTGGAGGAGGCTTCGCCAGATTTTATTCTGATTGCCGGAGATATGGTGACGGCCGCTGAAAAGAAGACGAAATACGAGGAGCCGATAGAGCTTTTGAGATATCTGGCATCGAAACACCCTGTTTTTTATGCGAACGGGAATCATGAGTACCGTATTAAGACATATAAAGAGGCTTACGGGGATTTGTATGAGGAATACAAGGAAAAGCTGATCAGGTGCGGCGTCCGCCTTTTGGAAAATGACAAAGTCTATCTTTCTGATACCAACATCGAAATTTTCGGGTTGGAGATAGGGAAAAAATACTATAAGCGGTTTCAGCAAAGCACCATGGAGGAAGGTTATATTGACAATCTTTTGGGAAAAAAGGAAGATAGGGCTTTTAGGCTTCTGATTGCCCACAACCCGGATTATTTTAAAGAATATGTAAAATGGGGAGCGGACCTTACTGTGGCAGGACATTTGCACGGCGGAGTGATGAGACTTCCATGGCTCGGAGGAGTGATTTCTCCGATGGTCCGTTTTTTCCCTAAGTATGACGGCGGTATGTTCGTGGAGGATGATTCCGTAATGGTGGTGAGCAGGGGACTTGGAATGCATACGATTCCCATTAGGATATTTAATCCGGGAGAGCTTATTATCATCGATTTGTGCCGAAGATAG